One part of the Lotus japonicus ecotype B-129 chromosome 2, LjGifu_v1.2 genome encodes these proteins:
- the LOC130739323 gene encoding uncharacterized protein LOC130739323: protein MALAGIIPVPRSTVTKYFAGSSRQANRFLFYLGFSSPVPTNVHKRSKLVFCLTTQAKKEEVLVVVGGGAAGVYGAIHAKTVAPNLSVVVIEKAKPLTKVKISGGGRCNVTTGHYADNVILAENYPRGHKELRGSFFNSHSPVDTMSWFTSHGVELKIEDDGRVFPVSDSSSSIIDCLMSEANRTGVSMQTKKTVTGVSILSNGKFLLEVKQQLADHAEHVEADYLLIASGSTRQGYTLASQLGHSIVDPVPSLLTFKIEDLRLRELSGVTFPKVKVRLKLDSIQRNIPELAQVGPMLVTHWGLSGPAILRLSAWGARYLFSSGYKGRLIVDFVPDLHLESLKSLLTHHKHQFAKQKVLNSYPPVFGISKRFWSYVLERQGISGDILWASISNSSLMSVGSLLKECMIEITGKGQFKDEFVTAGGVPLSEISLKTMESKICSHLFFAGEILNVDGVTGGFNFQNAWSGGFIAGTTIGGLALGSNQGSK, encoded by the exons ATGGCACTGGCAGGCATAATACCCGTGCCGCGTAGCACCGTAACCAAGTACTTCGCAGGTTCTTCTCGACAAGCAAACCGCTTCCTCTTCTATCTTGGGTTTTCCTCACCTGTTCCCACCAATGTTCACAAACGCTCAAAACTTGTCTTCTGTTTAACCACCCAAGCTAAAAAG GAAGAGGTGTTGGTGGTTGTTGGCGGTGGAGCAGCAGGGGTGTATGGAGCAATTCATGCTAAAACTGTGGCACCCAACCTCAGTGTAGTGGTTATTGAGAAGGCAAAGCCTCTCACCAAG GTCAAAATTTCTGGCGGAGGCCGCTGCAATGTCACAACTGGCCATTATGCTGACAATGTG ATTTTGGCAGAAAACTATCCTAGGGGTCACAAGGAACTGAGAGGATCTTTCTTCAATTCGCACAGCCCTGTGGATACCATGTCTTGGTTTACCTCCCATGGAGTGGAGCTGAAG attgaggatgatggtaGGGTATTTCCTGTCAGCGATAGTTCCTCTTCAATAATTGattgtctcatgtctgaagCAAATAGAACAGGAG TTTCTATGCAGACCAAAAAAACTGTAACAGGAGTGTCTATTTTATCTAATGGGAAATTCCTTCTTGAGGTTAAGCAACAACTAGCTGATCATGCTGAACATGTCGAAGCTGATTATTTATTGATTGCTAGTGGTAGTACCCGACAG GGTTATACTCTTGCATCTCAGCTTGGACATTCTATAGTGGATCCAGTGCCGAGCTTGCTTACATTCAAAATCGAAGACTTGCGTTTGAGGGAGTTGTCTGGG GTTACATTCCCTAAAGTTAAAGTGAGACTAAAATTGGATAGCATTCAAAGGAATATACCTGAGCTTGCACAG GTTGGACCCATGTTAGTTACACACTGGGGACTCAGTGGACCGGCTATTCTTCGGTTATCTGCTTGGGGTGCTCGTTATCTGTTTAGTTCAGGTTACAAAG GGAGACTTATCGTGGATTTTGTCCCTGATCTCCATCTAGAGAGTTTGAAGTCGCTTCTTACTCATCACAAGCATCAATTTGCG AAACAAAAAGTACTCAATTCATATCCTCCTGTATTTGGCATATCAAAAAGATTTTGGAGCTATGTGTTGGAGCGGCAG GGTATAAGTGGAGATATCCTATGGGCTTCCATTTCAAATAGTTCATTGATGTCCGTCGGCTCTTTGCTAAAGGAATGCATGATTGAAATTACAGGCAAA GGTCAATTCAAAGATGAATTTGTCACTGCTGGCGGTGTTCCCTTATCAGAG atTTCACTTAAAACGATGGAAAGCAAAATTTGCTCACATTTGTTCTTCGCCGGAGAG ATACTGAATGTTGATGGAGTAACTGGTGGTTTCAATTTCCAG AATGCTTGGTCGGGAGGATTTATTGCAGGAACCACTATTGGTGGATTAGCACTTGGCTCTAATCAAGGTTCAAAGTGA
- the LOC130736992 gene encoding LOB domain-containing protein 27-like, producing MKGGINKACAACKYQRRRCAKDCALSPYFPADKPKMFSNAHRLFGVSNIIRILKQVEPDERDEAMKSIIYESDIRAKYPQQGCYGVILQYQALIYKAMEELRYVQMLLAFIKQAHHHPRQNQNLVLMDNSGGDIDAKPNLTPIQDVPRAISTNYFNIIGSTSSEITNAGSDIEAKSALNTYAVENYDIVAKCEKLNLMEVEGPSNCNEFDISQYMSFNVFENTGKSSEEPTSTEDSSWENI from the exons ATGAAAGGAGGTATTAACAAGGCTTGTGCTGCCTGCAAATaccaaagaagaagatgtgCAAAGGATTGCGCTCTATCTCCCTATTTCCCTGCTGATAAGCCCAAAATGTTCAGCAACGCTCATCGTTTGTTTGGGGTGTCTAACATCATCAGAATTCTCAAGCAGGTTGAGCCAGATGAAAGGGACGAGGCTATGAAATCTATTATTTATGAGTCAGATATTCGTGCCAAGTATCCCCAACAAGGTTGCTATGGTGTTATTTTGCAGTATCAAGCTTTGATTTACAAGGCTATGGAAGAACTTCGGTATGTTCAAATGTTGCTAGCTTTTATTAAACAAGCTCATCATCATCCGAGACAAAATCAAAATCTTGTATTAATGGATAATTCTGGTGGAGATATAGATGCAAAACCTAATTTGACTCCAATACAAGATGTTCCTAGGGCAATCAGTACTAATTATTTTAACATAATTGGGTCTACATCTAGTGAAATTACTAATGCTGGTTCTGACATCGAAGCAAAATCTGCTCTCAACACTTATGCTGTTGAAAATTATGATATAGTCGCAAAATGTGAGAAATTGAATTTGATGGAAGTGGAAGGACCCTCCAATTGCAATGAATTTGACATTTCTCAATATATGTCGTTTAATGTGTTTGAAAACACGGGCAAATCCAG TGAGGAGCCGACATCAACGGAGGATTCATCCTGGGAAAACATATGA
- the LOC130739322 gene encoding uncharacterized protein LOC130739322, which produces MEFFQKAKVVRLRSHHDKYMLADDDRETVYQDRNGCYGNAKWTVEIVENSNWIRLKSCYGKYLTASNMPFLLRGTGKKVLQSLPKRLDSSVEWEPLREGVQVRLRTRYGQYLRGNGGLPPWRNTITHDVPHRTATANWVLWDVDIVELRPQAQVPKPRPRPTPITPPHRSLNPTPTELSPSPSPSPSSHSDYEYGQLVRIDLRSPRTPEVEESDHECRSPMKEGRIIFYDVGNENGEVDDAKKGAFFTFKGSCVNELKDKLKEEIGQDDILVCCRNPLTAKLYPLRLQLPPNNIDMHVVVVPSSFKAK; this is translated from the exons ATGGAATTCTTCCAAAAGGCCAAAGTGGTGCGCCTGAGAAGCCACCATGACAAATACATGTTGGCTGATGATGATCGTGAAACCGTGTACCAGGACCGGAACGGTTGCTACGGCAACGCAAAGTGGACGGTGGAGATCGTAGAAAATTCGAATTGGATAAGGTTGAAGAGCTGTTATGGGAAATACTTAACAGCCTCCAACATGCCATTTTTGTTGCGTGGCACGGGGAAGAAAGTGTTGCAGTCTCTTCCCAAAAGGCTAGATTCCTCCGTGGAATGGGAGCCTTTGAGAGAAGGTGTTCAGGTGAGGCTAAGAACGCGTTACGGCCAATATTTGCGTGGCAATGGAGGGCTTCCGCCGTGGAGGAACACCATTACACATGATGTTCCACACCGGACAGCGACCGCGAATTGGGTTTTGTGGGATGTGGACATTGTTGAGCTAAGACCACAAGCCCAAGTTCCGAAGCCCAGGCCTAGGCCTACGCCGATTACACCACCACACCGTTCTCTCAATCCAACTCCAACAGagctttctccttctccttcaccttctccATCATCCCATTCAGATTATGAATATGGTCAACTTGTTAGGATTGATCTCAGGTCGCCTAGAACACCCGAG GTGGAAGAATCAGATCATGAGTGCCGGTCACCCATGAAAGAAGGGAGGATTATATTTTATGATGTGGGTAATGAAAATGGTGAGGTTGATGATGCTAAAAAAGGGGCGTTTTTTACATTTAAAGGAAGTTGTGTGAATGAGTTGAAAGATAAGTTGAAGGAGGAAATAGGACAGGATGATATTCTTGTGTGTTGCCGCAACCCATTGACGGCGAAACTTTATCCCCTGCGGTTACAATTACCTCCTAACAATATTGACATGCATGTTGTTGTGGTTCCTTCCTCATTCAAAG CTAAATGA